A stretch of DNA from Dehalobacterium formicoaceticum:
ATAAATGAAGAACGAAAGCGGGAATACCGTCAAGCCGGTTACTGGGGTGACGCAACCTTGGCTGACTATTGGCAGATGTCTGTGATAAGCGTCCCAGATAAGGTGGCCGTTGTTGATCTCCAAGGAACGAGCTATACTTATGCTGAATTGGATCATGCTGCTGGCCGAGTGGCAGCTTATCTAAAAGACAGTGGGGTAATGCCAGGCGACTTTGTATCATTTCAAATACCCGGCTGGTCAGAATTCACGATGATCTATGTGGCGTGTCTCAAAGTTGGAGCAGTTGCCAATCCTATCTGTTGGGGCTATCGTGCTGATGAATTATCATACATTCTCAATAAATGTGAGTCCAAAATATTGTTTATCCCCTCTGAGTTTAAGGGTTTTGATTTTCCGGCAATGATGAGTTCCCTTAGGCAGAAAATTCCTACCTTGCAGGAAATAGTAATCGTCGAAAAGGTAAAAGAGGCTCGGGCAGGTACCACTCTACACATGATACTCAGCGATTATTCACCTTTAGTCGGCAATTGCGGAAGTAGTTCGGACGATCTGGCTGCCGTTTTATTTACATCAGGAACGGAGGGTTTTTCGAAGGGGGTCCTGTTGACCCATAATAATATTATTGCCGCGGAAAAATCCTTGGCTGCGGCAATGAATATTACACATCTAGATGTCATGTTAATGCCCGCACCAACAGCCCACGCTACCGGTTTTCATCACGGGGTGTCTTTGCCATTCATTTGCGGTGCCAAAAGTGTTCTTCAGGATATATTTGCTCCGGAAATTACTCTTAAGTTAATTGAAAGGGAAAAATGCACCTGCTCTATGGGTGCAACGCCATTTGTTTACGACATCCTGCGTACCCTGCAAAAAACAAAATATGATATTTCGACGTTGCGTTTTTTCATGTGCGGTGGGGCGCCAATA
This window harbors:
- the fadK gene encoding medium-chain fatty-acid--CoA ligase, with product MIINEERKREYRQAGYWGDATLADYWQMSVISVPDKVAVVDLQGTSYTYAELDHAAGRVAAYLKDSGVMPGDFVSFQIPGWSEFTMIYVACLKVGAVANPICWGYRADELSYILNKCESKILFIPSEFKGFDFPAMMSSLRQKIPTLQEIVIVEKVKEARAGTTLHMILSDYSPLVGNCGSSSDDLAAVLFTSGTEGFSKGVLLTHNNIIAAEKSLAAAMNITHLDVMLMPAPTAHATGFHHGVSLPFICGAKSVLQDIFAPEITLKLIEREKCTCSMGATPFVYDILRTLQKTKYDISTLRFFMCGGAPIPRHMVKEAMEAGIKVIGVYGSTESVPHTAVRLSDDIEKIINTDGVAVAGVEVQVVDESLRPVPAGIQGEEASRGPAVFVGYLKEPELTAKVLDNNGWYYSGDLCVKDDDGYIRITGRKKDIIIRGGENISSSELENILLQHPNVRQAGVVAMPDPRLGERVCAYLVLNDRNKGLTLTEVRDFFSEKGVSKFKCPERIEFMEDLPRTEAGKIQKFVLRQDIVNKLEKEKD